Sequence from the Flavobacterium sp. TR2 genome:
TTATAATTTAATTAGTTGATATGATTACGAATCAAATGCCATTATTTTCTGAGATTAAAGAAATTATTCTTCAGTCTCGTCAACGTGTTTTTAGAATGGCAAACTCTGTTTTATTGGAGACGTACTGGGAAATAGGTAGAGTAATCGTAGAAGACGAACAAAAAGGAAAAGATCGGGCTGATTATGGAAAATCGACTCTGAAGAATCTTGCAAATCAGCTTGCATTTGAGTTTGGAAAAGGTTTTGACGAGAGAAATTTGAATAATATGCGAGCTTTTTACCGAGCTTTTCCAATTTGGAACGCATTGCGTACTGAATTGAGTTGGACGCATTATAGATTGCTTTCAAGATTAAATTCTGAACAAAAAGAATTTATTATTTAAACGAAAGTCTTGAGAATAATTGGAATAGCAGAATACTTCAACGGCAAATAAATTCGTTGGCATTTGAACGTGTTTTGGAACATAAGAGTGTTGATACAAAAGCAGATACTATACAAAATTTAATAAAAGATCCTTATATTTTTGAGTTTCTCGGTTTGTCTGCTGAGACAAAAAATTCTGAGCGAAGTATAGAAAGTTCGATAATAGATCATTTACAGCAATTTTTATTAGAATTTGGAAAAGGGTTTGCTTTTGTGGCAAGACAGCAGCATATCGTTACTGACACTTCTGATTTTTATATTGATTTAGTATTCTATAATTATATTTTAAAATGTTTTGTTATCATTGATTTAAAGACAGGTGCTTTATCTCATCAGGATATTGGTCAGATCGATATGTATGTGCGTATGTACGATGATTTGAAAAAAGGAGAATCTGATCAGCCGACAGTAGGAATTTTGCTCTGTTCGGAGAAAGACGAAACAATTGTGAAATATTCTGTACTTGCTGATAAGAAAAGTGTTTTTGCAAGCCAGTATTTATTGTATATGCCAAAAGAAGAAGATTTGAAGGCGCTTGTAGAGAGTGATATTCAGAAATTTAATTTGGAAAACGAAATTTGATTCTTAATAAAATAAAAACTTTGTTAGCTCAAGAAAAGATTGTATAATTCATTATTTTCGCACTTTTCTTATTAAAATCAAGTGTCGAAAATCATTACTTTCTTTTGTCTTCTTTGCTTTTCTGGTGTGTTTGCACAGTCAAAAGCAATTATTTCCGGTAATATAAAATCTTCTGAAAATGAAAATCTAATCGGAGC
This genomic interval carries:
- a CDS encoding DUF1016 N-terminal domain-containing protein, translated to MITNQMPLFSEIKEIILQSRQRVFRMANSVLLETYWEIGRVIVEDEQKGKDRADYGKSTLKNLANQLAFEFGKGFDERNLNNMRAFYRAFPIWNALRTELSWTHYRLLSRLNSEQKEFII
- a CDS encoding DUF1016 domain-containing protein; its protein translation is MAFERVLEHKSVDTKADTIQNLIKDPYIFEFLGLSAETKNSERSIESSIIDHLQQFLLEFGKGFAFVARQQHIVTDTSDFYIDLVFYNYILKCFVIIDLKTGALSHQDIGQIDMYVRMYDDLKKGESDQPTVGILLCSEKDETIVKYSVLADKKSVFASQYLLYMPKEEDLKALVESDIQKFNLENEI